A region from the bacterium genome encodes:
- the metW gene encoding methionine biosynthesis protein MetW: protein MSGDKTANSPNAHHDRLTELLRLWAARYSQPVENLSAARLVELIERFLREGASHGPAASGLPQRRWDHEKIESIIDPGSRVLDLGCGSGELLESLVCGRGARAQGVELDPYKVAECVRRGVSVFQTDLDQGLAGFPDNFYDYVILEETLQTVHHPVQVLSEMLRIGRRGIISFPNFGYWRVRLELGFGGRMPVFETLPFSWAETPNIHLFTIDDFLAWTAEHRVKLIEGYVLCEGQVRELAEGDNMFAEEALMVVQNGN from the coding sequence ATGAGCGGCGACAAGACAGCGAACAGCCCCAATGCGCATCACGACCGCCTGACCGAGCTGTTGCGGCTCTGGGCCGCGCGCTACTCGCAGCCGGTGGAGAACCTTTCGGCCGCGCGGCTGGTGGAACTGATCGAGCGGTTCCTGCGCGAGGGGGCGAGCCATGGCCCTGCCGCTTCGGGCCTGCCGCAGCGGCGCTGGGACCACGAGAAGATCGAGAGCATCATCGACCCCGGCAGCCGTGTGCTCGACCTGGGCTGCGGCTCGGGCGAGCTGCTCGAAAGCCTGGTCTGTGGCCGCGGGGCCCGCGCCCAGGGCGTGGAGCTCGACCCGTACAAGGTGGCCGAGTGCGTGCGCCGCGGGGTCTCGGTGTTCCAGACCGATCTGGACCAGGGCCTGGCCGGTTTCCCCGACAATTTCTACGACTACGTGATCCTGGAGGAGACCCTCCAGACCGTGCACCATCCCGTGCAGGTGTTGAGCGAAATGCTGCGGATCGGGCGGCGCGGGATTATCAGCTTCCCCAATTTCGGCTACTGGCGCGTGCGCCTGGAGCTGGGTTTCGGCGGCCGCATGCCCGTGTTCGAAACCCTGCCGTTCTCCTGGGCCGAGACACCCAACATCCACCTGTTCACCATCGATGATTTCCTGGCCTGGACCGCGGAGCACCGGGTGAAACTGATCGAGGGCTACGTGCTCTGCGAGGGCCAGGTGCGCGAGTTGGCCGAGGGCGACAACATGTTCGCCGAGGAAGCGCTGATGGTGGTGCAGAACGGGAACTGA
- a CDS encoding chemotaxis protein CheX, which yields MNTSADDREILSRSLIDVLEQMAFIFADEAEDEPSCQPPEDSLLARMEFSGEKNGWVSLAAPSDLCREIAVNILGASADDLSASMIMDALREVLNMTCGRFLTERFGLEPVFDLTVPKVSRLDEAGWQEAAVEDSICLCAEDYPLLANLEVE from the coding sequence ATGAACACCAGCGCCGATGACCGCGAGATACTCAGTCGCAGCCTGATCGATGTGCTCGAGCAGATGGCGTTCATTTTCGCCGATGAGGCGGAGGATGAGCCGAGCTGTCAGCCGCCGGAGGACAGCCTCCTGGCGCGGATGGAATTCAGCGGGGAGAAGAACGGCTGGGTCAGCCTGGCCGCTCCGAGCGACCTGTGCCGCGAGATCGCGGTGAACATACTGGGCGCCTCGGCCGATGACCTCTCGGCCAGCATGATCATGGATGCCCTGCGCGAGGTGCTCAACATGACCTGCGGGCGGTTCCTGACCGAGCGCTTCGGCCTGGAGCCGGTGTTCGACCTGACCGTACCCAAAGTCAGCCGCCTGGATGAGGCGGGCTGGCAGGAGGCCGCCGTCGAGGACTCGATCTGCCTGTGCGCCGAGGATTACCCGCTTTTGGCCAACCTCGAAGTGGAATGA
- a CDS encoding homoserine O-acetyltransferase: protein MPNSQTGPASGRGRSGTSKKPVPPGPESPGSVGWVRPQRLRMVEPPETFSLEAGGKLSPVDVEFETYGELNAARDNAILIVHALSGDAHVAGWDAEAAASGRRWRERKPGWWDEMIGPGKPLDTRRWFFICSNVLGSCYGTTGPASLDSSGKPYGLRFPLVTISDWVRLQARLLDRLGIERLFAVIGGSLGGQQALEWALAFPERVENALVLASSARLSPQGLAFNAVARHAILTDPNFRGGDYYNGPPPEAGLSAARMLGHITYLSDESMYKKFGRRLQNKTKPDFSFGIEFEVESYLAYQGRSFVERFDANSYLYITRAMDYYDAALRWGEGSLDKACARLKGRVLVVSFSTDWLYPPAECRELALAVLRNGHPVTYAMVPSSYGHDSFLVEHEKLGPLLSNFLSVRL from the coding sequence ATGCCCAACTCTCAGACAGGCCCCGCCTCCGGGCGGGGCCGGTCCGGGACCTCGAAGAAACCCGTTCCCCCCGGACCGGAGAGCCCTGGCTCGGTCGGCTGGGTGAGGCCGCAGCGGCTGCGCATGGTCGAGCCGCCCGAGACTTTCAGCCTGGAGGCCGGGGGTAAGCTCTCGCCAGTGGATGTCGAGTTCGAGACCTACGGCGAGCTGAATGCCGCGCGCGACAACGCGATCCTGATCGTGCACGCCCTGAGCGGGGATGCCCACGTGGCGGGCTGGGACGCCGAGGCTGCGGCGAGCGGCCGCAGATGGCGCGAGCGTAAGCCCGGCTGGTGGGATGAGATGATCGGCCCGGGCAAGCCTCTGGACACGCGGCGCTGGTTTTTCATCTGCTCCAACGTGCTGGGCAGTTGCTACGGCACCACCGGTCCGGCCTCGCTGGATTCCTCCGGAAAACCCTACGGACTGCGGTTCCCACTGGTCACGATCAGCGACTGGGTGCGCCTTCAGGCCCGTCTGCTCGACCGCCTGGGGATCGAGCGCCTGTTCGCCGTGATCGGCGGCTCGCTGGGCGGACAGCAGGCCCTGGAGTGGGCCCTGGCTTTCCCGGAACGGGTGGAGAACGCTCTGGTGCTGGCCTCCAGCGCCCGGCTCAGCCCGCAGGGGCTGGCGTTCAACGCCGTGGCCCGGCACGCGATCCTGACCGACCCCAATTTCCGCGGCGGGGATTACTACAACGGCCCGCCGCCCGAGGCGGGGCTCTCCGCCGCCCGGATGTTAGGCCATATCACCTATCTGAGCGACGAGTCGATGTACAAGAAATTCGGCCGTCGCCTGCAGAACAAGACCAAGCCGGATTTCAGCTTCGGGATCGAGTTCGAGGTGGAAAGCTACCTGGCCTACCAGGGGCGCTCGTTCGTCGAGCGGTTCGACGCCAACAGCTACCTGTACATCACCCGGGCGATGGACTACTATGACGCCGCGCTGCGCTGGGGCGAGGGCAGCCTGGACAAGGCCTGCGCGCGCCTGAAAGGCCGGGTGCTGGTGGTCTCGTTCTCCACCGACTGGCTCTATCCGCCCGCGGAGTGCCGCGAGCTGGCCCTGGCCGTGCTGCGCAACGGACACCCGGTCACCTACGCCATGGTGCCCAGTTCCTACGGCCACGATTCGTTCCTGGTCGAGCACGAAAAGCTTGGCCCGCTGCTGTCCAATTTCCTTTCCGTGCGGTTGTAG
- a CDS encoding Rrf2 family transcriptional regulator, with protein sequence MQISSKCYYALRSLYELAWRHGETRPVRISLIAARQQIPRRFLEVILSELRQGGFVESRRGVEGGYFLARPPEAITLGEIVRFVDGDIAPVSCVSSREGEASCELNFQCPFHDFWGSVLQALSALYDHTSLADIVEGWRLKSSSKVLNYDI encoded by the coding sequence ATGCAGATTTCAAGTAAATGCTACTACGCGCTTCGGTCCCTGTACGAGCTGGCCTGGCGCCACGGCGAGACCCGTCCGGTCAGGATATCCCTGATCGCCGCCCGCCAGCAGATACCCCGTCGCTTCCTGGAGGTGATCCTGAGCGAGTTGCGCCAGGGCGGTTTTGTGGAGAGCCGCCGCGGGGTGGAGGGCGGCTATTTCCTGGCGCGCCCGCCCGAGGCGATCACTCTGGGTGAGATAGTCCGGTTCGTGGATGGCGATATCGCCCCGGTCTCCTGTGTCAGCAGCCGGGAGGGGGAGGCCAGTTGTGAGCTCAATTTCCAGTGCCCGTTTCACGATTTCTGGGGCAGCGTGCTCCAGGCGCTTTCGGCGCTTTACGACCACACCAGCCTGGCCGACATTGTCGAGGGCTGGCGGCTCAAGTCCAGCTCGAAAGTGCTTAACTACGATATCTGA
- a CDS encoding O-acetylhomoserine aminocarboxypropyltransferase/cysteine synthase, whose translation MSSDYIKGIESIALHAGQSADPTTGSRAVPIYQTTSYVFRSSEHAANLFALKEFGNIYTRIMNPTQDVLEQRVAALEGGTAALAVASGSAAILLAVLNITSAGQNIVSTNFLYGGTYNLFHYTLPRLGIEVRFVDSADPSNYAKKIDRNTRLLYAESIGNPKNNVADYEAIARIAHDHGLPFVLDNTVSPPPVLRPFEVGADVVVHSLTKFIGGHGTSLGGAIVESGKFNWNNGKFPELVEPDPSYHGVSYWKFFGDHDQAVVRGIAYILKSRVQLLRDLGPAISPFNAWLIIQGAETLPLRVRQHSQNAMAVARFLEKHPSVAWVNYPGLESHPDHANAVKYLKNGFGAIIGFGIKGGRAAGAKLIDAVKLFSHLANIGDAKSLIIHPASTTHQQLSPEEQISTGVTDDFVRLSIGLESIEDILADLDQALKQSQGA comes from the coding sequence ATGAGCAGCGATTACATAAAAGGCATCGAATCCATCGCCCTGCATGCCGGGCAATCCGCCGATCCGACCACGGGCAGCCGGGCTGTGCCCATCTACCAGACCACGAGCTACGTGTTCCGCAGCAGCGAGCATGCGGCCAACCTGTTCGCGCTGAAGGAATTCGGCAATATCTACACCCGGATCATGAACCCGACTCAGGATGTACTGGAGCAGCGCGTGGCGGCCCTTGAGGGCGGCACCGCGGCCCTGGCCGTGGCCAGCGGCTCGGCGGCGATCCTTCTGGCCGTGCTCAATATCACCAGCGCCGGACAGAACATCGTCTCCACCAATTTTCTCTACGGCGGCACCTACAACCTGTTCCACTACACGCTGCCGCGGCTGGGGATCGAGGTGCGCTTTGTTGATTCCGCCGACCCGTCCAATTACGCTAAGAAGATCGACAGGAACACCCGTCTGCTGTACGCCGAGTCGATCGGCAACCCTAAGAACAACGTGGCCGACTACGAGGCTATCGCCCGGATCGCCCACGACCACGGCCTCCCGTTCGTGCTGGACAACACGGTCAGCCCGCCGCCCGTGCTGCGGCCGTTCGAGGTGGGGGCGGATGTGGTGGTGCACTCGCTGACCAAGTTTATCGGCGGCCACGGCACCTCGCTGGGCGGGGCCATAGTGGAATCGGGCAAATTCAACTGGAACAACGGCAAGTTCCCCGAGTTGGTGGAGCCCGACCCCAGCTACCACGGGGTGAGCTATTGGAAATTTTTCGGCGACCACGACCAGGCGGTGGTGCGGGGGATCGCCTACATCCTCAAGTCCCGCGTGCAGCTCCTGCGCGATCTGGGTCCGGCGATCAGCCCGTTCAACGCCTGGCTGATCATCCAGGGTGCGGAGACCTTGCCGCTGCGGGTGCGCCAGCACAGCCAGAATGCTATGGCCGTGGCGCGTTTCCTGGAAAAGCACCCGTCCGTGGCCTGGGTGAATTATCCCGGCCTGGAGAGCCACCCCGACCATGCCAACGCCGTGAAATATCTGAAAAACGGTTTCGGGGCGATAATCGGGTTCGGGATCAAGGGCGGCCGCGCGGCCGGGGCGAAGCTGATCGACGCGGTCAAGCTGTTCTCGCACCTGGCCAACATCGGGGATGCCAAGAGCCTGATAATACACCCGGCCTCGACCACGCACCAGCAGCTCTCGCCGGAGGAGCAGATTTCCACCGGCGTGACCGATGACTTTGTCCGTCTCTCGATCGGCCTGGAGTCGATCGAGGACATTCTGGCCGATCTGGACCAGGCCCTGAAACAGAGCCAGGGAGCCTGA